The genomic DNA GCGGAGTAAACTTAGAAGGGTTCCTAAAACTACTGACCTTATTAAGGTCAAGTGTGGCGTTTAATTACAGCTAAAAAATATAACGCCTCCTTgcaatcatctctttcacaAGGATGGCTTCTTGCTGAATGAATCGCTTGCCCTCAGTCGTGCTCAAATCACTGGAAGCCAAAGACGATGGTGTTCCTAATGATGCCTTCAAAGACAAGATTGACACTAGCTTTTTTGATATGGTGTGCCGCCATGATATAGAACACAAACTAATTAATCTCGCCAAAACTGGAGAGAAGTGAGGTCTACATCAGTCACGTTGGACTGACTGTTTTGTTTGAGCTACAGACCACCCAGAGAGACTTAGATTATATAATCCATTGGCCCTGGTCCTATGGATTTGCCAAGATGTTGACAAGAAGGGACGATTGATTTCGTTGTATGTCGACACCTGCTATAACTTCGAAATCCATAATATAAAAGAGGTGGACATGAAGAAAAATCCTTTGAGTCTTACCGATATACAATTCTGCGCAATCTGTTGGTAAATGAAAAAGATCAGCGTTGGTTCTCTCATCAGCTTTCTAGTTTTCGACAAGTATGCTCATAACTGGCTATGTCAGATGGGTACAACCTCCGTCTGATCGCCAAATTTGGTTTCAGTGATGGTGAAAATCGGAGAAATTCTGGTCAAAACTTTCGCCTCATGTCAGATGTATAATGCGTAAGACCTTTATTTATTctttatttatttttgtTTGGTAAAAATGCGTGCTTCATACTTTCTAAAACATAATTTATCACTTGCCCAGGACAATAACACAGATACAGCTGATAAGCGAACGAGTCAAACCAATTCTTGCGTCGTGTCTTTGATAAATGGTGGACATCCAATAGAAAACTACAGGACGCCGACGAGCAAAAACGTCGAAAAGGCCAGCGCGACTGGAGAGGTTTCTAAGTGATCTAATAACGCTGATCGCCCGCAGGGAATTTCTAATGTCCTGAAGAAGTGCGGTTATGCGGCAACTGGAGCTTTCATCTGGTCGGCAGTGATATTTATATTTGTATCCGGAAACGAATGCAGATTGGTCCGGTGCTGAACGCGAAAAGGAAGTTGTGACGTTGCTTGATCCCAGCCACACTGTTTTTACTATTTTTTGCTCAATTTCGATCTGAAACGAACCACTCAACTCTCTGaaccttctccatccctaTCCTGTTCACGCTTAACTCACCCTCTTTATAATGACTGATCACAACCACGAAAGCCTCAGAAGTAGCCTTTCTGACATCATTACCGGTGTCGAGTCCCCTGTCACATCTTTCACCGCCCCATCAACCGCTCCTGAAGATGACTTTACGCCGTTCCCTTCGCCTGTTTTGAGCGCTACTTCGCTCGCTGGTCTTTCATGTGAGCCTTTACAGCTGATGTATAGCTGTCAAAAGATTAATGATAGTATGTAGTGGGGTCTGATGGAGAACTCGAACCGGAGGTAGACGACAACAAGGTCATTACGGAGGAGGAAGCCGCCGAAGCTCTCGAGTTAAAAGCTCTGGCCAACAAGGCTTTCAAAAGTATGTGATTATcacccatcctcttcaagtGTAACAATGATTAATGGATCGTGTAGGCAAGAATTTCTCTAAATCTATTGATTTCTACACCCAAGCTATCGCCTTAAACCCCAAAGAACCAACATTTTGGAACAACAGAGCTATGAGTAAGGccaagatggaagagcatGGTGGCGCAATCTCTGATGCTAGTACGTCTCTATAAGCTACAACTTGTTTGTGATGCTAATGTTTTTACCTTCTAGCTAAGGCTGTGGAGCTCAACCCTTCTTATGCTAAGGCTTTCTATCGCCGTGGTCTTTCTCAACTTGCTATATTACGACCCATCGATGCTGTCTCCGATTTCAAGAAGGCTTTGGCCATTGAGCCTGGAAACAAGACAATAAGGGACCAGTTAGCGATTACCACTAAGTTGATCAGGAGAATAGAATTCGAGAAGGTTTGTTTTTATGCCATGTTACAGCGTGTCCTTGGGGAAGCTGACGATTCTGTGTGCTAGGCCATTTCAGTTGGAGAGACGGAGACTGCTTCCCAAAGATGTCTTTCCCTCATAGAATCCGGAGCCTGCAATCTTGACACATCTTCCAAACCTGCCGACAtgcctcttcccatcattCCTGACAACCCCAACGCTCGATATACACCAACAAAGGAATTTGTTGAGGGGATGATTGAGAGTTTTAAAAAGGGTGGCAAAGTCCCGAAGAGGGTTGCTTGGGAAATTATCTTGGGATGTAAGGCCattgtggagaaggagaagagtttAGTGGATATTGTCGTTCCTGATGGAGTTACCTGCGATATCATTGGTGACAGTCAGttatcttctctctcgaCTATGACCATTGATTAATATGCTTTTGGACAGCCCATGGACAATTCTTCGATGTCTGCAACCTTTTATCAATGACCGCTCCTCCCAGTGAAAAGCATTACATGATCTTCAACGGTGACCTCGTCGACCGTGGATCATGGTCTGTTGAAGTGGCTCTCACAGTATTCGCCTACAAATGGCTATACCCTGAGTATGTCTACATCAATCGAGGCAATCATGAGACAAACGGTTAGTAACCTGCAGTCGAGTATCACCTCAGCTAACAGAAGATACAGATATGAATAAGGTGTACGGTTTCGAAGGCGAATGCAAGGCCAAGCTTGGCGAGATGACATTCAAGCTCTTTGCTGATGTCTTCACAAAATGTAAATTATTTTATCTATTCTTGGCCCATTGATGCAAGCTGATATGCCCTTAGTACCCCTCGCTACTCTCGTCAACGCTAGCCTtcccccatcttcccccaaGTCCGAAGGCTCTAAACCTGCCATTCTCtcagaggggaagagacggTTCTTCGTCTGCCATGGTGGCCCTCCCGTTAGCAAAGACGGTGTTACCTTGGATGAGATTGCGAAAATTGAGAGGTTCGGAAGACAACCAGGGCAGGAGGGTATTATGTGCGAGGTAtgctttctttttcgtATCTGCTTGCATGGTATCGTAGCTCATTTTTTGCAGATGCTTTGGACAGATCCACAAGTACAAGTCGGCCGAGGACCTTCAAAACGTGGTGTCGGTCTTGGTTTCGGGCCCGACGTTACTCGCCGTTGGTGTGAGCTCAACAACGTTACCGCTGTGATTCGATCACACGAAGTTCGAGCAGACGGTTATGCTGTTGAACATGATGGTTTATGTATCACTGTGTTCAGTTGCCCCAATTATTGCGACTCAACTGGTAACAAGGTacattctttccttttcgtACATGTGGAATGGAATACCACTGACGTCCGTATTAATAGGCTGCTTACATCCGAATGCAAGCGGATGGAACATTATCGTACCACCAATTTGACGCTGTGCCTCATCCCGATGTCAAGCCTATGGCGTACAGCGCTGGTTTCGGCGCGATGGGCTTCTAATCATCATACTATGTCTAAAGTACGGTTCCCAATATATCTGGCATTTGCATATGCATTTCCCGTGCGACATCTCTATTGTTTTTTCCGTCGCTGGAAAGTCAACTCCGCCTGATTTTCCAACTGAGATGAACATATCGATACATTTTCTATAGACATCTATCATTAAGATGAAGATACCAAACCTCTGCtctgctcatcttcatgTCCGTTCCTAGTCCCTCGATTCTcatgcttcttcatcaaactcttcaTCAGGGATAGGAGCAACTTGCACAGGTGCTGATGGATTATGGATAGTGTCATTAGGGATCTATTATATTAGATAATGTAGTTAGTTTTTGCACGGCCGCTTGTTGTTCGGTAGacgatgaaagagaaggtaAAGAGGGACCCACGAAAAGAGATGCAGTGAACACTCCTAGAGCACCCAAGAgaccaaaaagaaaagtatACTTGAGCGAGATACCGTATGCCTGACGAGCCGCAACTTTCTGCCATTCTTCTGGGAGCGTCTTGATAGCCTGAGACGCGTGGCGGAGTTTATCGATAATCTGAATGAGGTGCGATGACGACAAATTGGTCAGCCAATGTGCGATTATATCGTTTTTGGGACCctggggagagagaagatggaaagaacGCACCTCGGGCGAGTCGAACCTGTTGTTAAGCTGCTCAGAAAGCGTCCCTTGAAAGACGGCGCTAGAGAGACCGACACCGAAAACTTGGCCAAGAGAACGCCAGACAAAGACGAAGCCCGTTGAAGTCGCAATTTCATGTTCTACAGAGTAGATGTTAAGCTTTTAGCCATAACAATCATGGTGGAATAAGGcaaaaggatgaaagacGCACTCTCTACCGAGTTGAGCATCGCAGCTGTTCAAAGAAATTTATCAGTTTTTCCCTCAATTGCATTTGtcaaaagagaaaaagtaAAAACTTACTTAAAGTTAGAGTCAACAAGCCACTAAATCCCGCACCCATTGGCACAACGCTGAGCCATTGATTGGTCCAGGAAGACCCTACTTTCAGATTCGTCAATAAGGCCATAGCAACTACTGGTCCAGCACAGTTCAAGACAGTCAGCCACTTGTATCGACTAGTTCGCTTGACGATGTAGCCCATGATAGGCGCAGAAATGGTCATGGCGACCGAGTTGGGTAAGAGATGCGCGCCAGCGACGGATACTGGTTGTTGGAAGACAATTTCAAAGACCATACTAAGACGTACGTCAGTCAAAGAAAAGCGATTTCAAAAAAACCGCGAGCGCCAACGCAGAGTGGCTGAAcagaagagacagaaaGAACTTACGGGAGATGGTAGATCATGTTGAAATTAACGATGGCAATAACACCAGCGATAATACCCACACATAAAGGAGTCCTGCGGgtcaagagagagaggggaagtACAGGTTTGCTGGCCACCTTGAGCTCGACAAAGATaaaaatgaggaagaagactgggAAAATGACTGCCATTGCGATACTGAAGGGATCGTGAGTGATAGATTCTGAGCCTCCAGTACGTGAtaagagttgaagaagagcacCGATCTGTAAAAGTTAACAATATAAGCCACCTGATATTGTCTCATTTGGTGCAAAGAATTACAGAGATAAGGAGTGAGAAGGAACCGCCAAAATCAATTTGCTTGAGGTGCTTTAAATCGAAAGCTTCATGCTTGAAGGAAGGTACAGAAATTAGGGCGCAGATAATGGATATGACCGCGACGGGCACTTGAGCTGCAGAGCTTGTAAGcgaatgaaggaagaaattATGTTACATACCATAAAATGCAGCTCGCCATCCAAATGCCTGGGTCAACATCCCACCAATAGGCCCTCCCAATCCTGTACCTGCGCCAAAAACGGCGAAAGACAATCCTTGGTAAAAGCCTCTCTCAGCAGGTGAGAAGATGTCTGCCATCAACACGCTGGACACTGTTCCCATTCCACCACCGCCCATGCCAGCCACGAAACGGGCAATGACTAACATGGGGAAAGACGTAGCACATCCGCAAAAGAAGGTGCCGACCGTGAACAGGATGATGGCCTGCAAGTACGCCGTTCGACGGCCCAAGAGGTCACTCAGACGACCGTAGAGGGGGGTGAATGTGACATTGCTCCACAGGTAGGCGGTACCTAAACCATATTATCAGCAAAAGACTGCAGAACACAATTCAAGAAAGCGCCACACCGATCCACGCTTCTTGATCTGATGACTTAAGCTCTGACGAGATTGTAGCGATGCAGGTTGCAACGACTAGAAAGTGGATTAGCTCTGACTTTTCATTACTCCAGAATACTCACTCGTAAGATCTAAGGTTGACAGAAAACCGGTCAGTAGAGCGGTTGCGACGATGAATCGTTTGCGGGCAGCGCTAAGATGCTCGGGACCCTCAGCCGCATGCTCCTTGAGCAAAGGCGTTCTTTCACCTGACATTGTTACTTTAGATATGCCCGTATGAGTAGTTGATGGGAGGTTGAAGATAAAAAATAGTTTCTACATTTTGTCTCTCATCTATCCTCTCTTTGGCCAGCAATAGCTACCAGTCAACGTCGTAGAGATTTGACATTATTTGTCTGACTGGCAGAACGCCGGACCCAACCCGCGCACGAGCTTGAGGTACCATTATCGGCTTCTGATTATCGGCCAGAGGTACGAGTTCGGAGGCACCCAAAGGCGCAATCATTCCAGATTACAGATAATTAAAAAAAGATTGAAATTATCCATCGATGTAGTAGAGGAAAGTACGAAGCACGCAATCTCGCATCCATTCTGCAAATCGTCGTGCTCGGGCTGTAGCTGGGTAGTAAATAATTAATTGGTCATCAACAAGAAAGATATCGGCGGAAATAACCGTCTATCGACTACCATACATAACCCAAGGACCTGTCCATAATTTTCTATCCAGTCACCTCTGGAAGGACAATTCTCAAAATGCTAGGACCCAAAGCGCTCCTTCTTGCGGGTGCAggctctctcctcctctctgtGGACGCTCTTGGAATCAACAAGAAGCCCAACATCATCGTAATCCGTAAATATCAATTGCCTGCCTGGCGGTGATATCGCTAATAATTACGAAAAAGTTACGGACGATCAAGACGTTAGTACCCTTGCAAAACGTGAATACCTTCCTCACATCCACGCGCATCTCGTCGACGAGGGTGTCCTCTACGACAATTTCTTTGCGCCCGTATCCGTGTGCTGTCCCAGTCGAGTGTCTTTGCTCCGAGCTCAGTATGCTCATAACCACAACGTCACTTTTGTCAGTGCTCCTTGGGGCGGTTGGGATGTCTTCAACAAGCTTGGCTATGTTGAGCATACCTTGCCTGACTTTGTCCAGGCCGCTGGGTACAACACTTACTACACCGGAAAGCTCATGTAAGTCTTAAGTCTTACATGCTAACCCTCAAACCAATAACTAATCCGCTGCATAGGAACGACCACACCGACGCCAATTGCGAGTCCTTGCCAGTTTCTGGGTTCAACTCTTCCGACATTCTTGTCGGTGAGTGATTCCCTCGTCTAGGCCTGTGTAAAAAAGCTAACAAGTTGCAGACCCTTACACCTATGACTATTGGAATCCCGGTTTCTCTCGAGACAGTATGTACAATCAATCACacctgatgaagagaaacGAGAAACCAATGAACAGTTAATGATTACCACAGACGGTCCTGTCAAGGTCCATGCCGGCGAATACTCTACGGATCTCGTCCACGAAAAGGCAGTCAACTATCTTGAAGATGCTCTTCAGGAAGACCGACCTTTCTACCTTACCGTTGCTCCGATCGCTTGTCACTCCTGTACGCAACCACATGATTACCAGATACTCCAAGTTAATACCAAATTCAGGGATCGACCATAGGCGCATGGCTGACGTGCATCAATTTGTTGCCGACGTTCCCGCCAGTCACCCCCGACATGCCAGGCTTTTCCCTGTCGAGCAAATTGAAAGAACTGAAAACTGGAACCCTGATGAGCCTTCCGGCGTTTCTTGGGTGAAGGAGCTTCCCAAGCTTGTAAGTACTTGTCATCGACGATTTTAAGAATAAACTAATGATACCTAAATAGAACTCTACTCAGGAGGCTTACCTTGATGAGTTCTTCCGTGGAAGACTTAGGGCATTGCAAGCTGTTGAcgagatggtggaggacaTCGTTGACAGGCTCGAAAAGGCCGGCGAGCTTGATAACACGTATATCTTCTACACCGGTGTGTTATCCCTAAAATTCGTTGAAATATATCTGATCATATACTCCACTCCACAGCTGACAATGGTTATGCTCTTGGATCCCATCGTCGTCAAGTAAGTACTCTTTGCCCTGGTGATAACTTCCTGCCTGACCTTCTTCTATTCTCAGCCCGGTAAGACCCTGGGTTTCGAAGAAGACATTCATGTCCCCCTTATCGCCCGCGGTCCCGGTATCAAAAAGGGTTTCCGCGACAGTCTCTCATCTTACGGCATGGTGGACCTTGCTCGTACCGTCCTCGACATTGCCGGCGCCAACCCAGACTACACCGACGATGGACGAAAGATTAACCTCCATCAACATGGGGAGGAGAATCTTGAGCAACAAATTGCTAGACATGCTATCAGCGAGTACTGGGTTTTGGGTGTGGATGAGGGCGTCTATGGCGGGCAAGTGCGAGTGAACAACAGTGAGTAGTTCGGAAAATTTGACATGATCATCTTTAGACAATAAGAATTTCAAAACTAACAACATGTAGCATACCGAACTCTTCGTGTCCATGATGAGTACGACGGCAAATCTCATTCTCTCTCGTACTCTGTCTGGTGTACCGGCGAGCGAGAACTCTACGACCTCGAGAAAGACCCCAAGCAGATCAACaacctccttttcccccttAATGAACTAGGCGCTTTCGCTCCTTTCAACTCTACCTCCCCCAAGGGCGAACATGTCCTCTCCCACCGCCTTCAACATCTCCTCAACCGGTTGGACGCCGTCCTGCTCGTTCTCAAACGATGTGCTGGCGAAGTATGTCATAACCCTTATCGCGAACTCTTCCCTTCATCTCACGCTGCCGGCGGAGAAATCTTCAAATTCTCTCAGATCCTTGAAAGCCAATTCGATAGCTTTTTTAAGAACTTGCCCAAGGTTCAGTTTGATAAATGTGCTTTGGGGTTCCAGGAGGAGTTGGAGAAGCCTgactggaagaaggaatgggcTTATGGTTCGAATGCGCGTATCGAGTCTATTGGTGGGGGGATTGTTTTCCAGGGTCTTTGAGGTAGTCAAATATAGAATAGAAATGTATTGAAGTAGCTTAAATAGAAGTCCAGAGCAGGCTGTTGCGAAagcaagatgaagaagaaccgACTGGGTCAAGTATTGTAGAAAAGCGTCTGGTCCAGCACTCATATAGCGAATTACTAATGTCGTCCGTACGTAACCATTGAACTTTGCCCCCACCCGTTCTTACTCCTATTATTACGACCCAGCCCTAGTTGAGTCGTTCCGATACTTCGTCacatcatctctcttgaATCTGGAATTTTGAAACACTCAAGAATTATCAGAATGACAATCAACAGCCAACTAACTGCTTAGCGACAATTAATCATCCCATTCCATTGCTAAAAACTGTCTTCCTTTTTTAGCACCTCCTTGGCATTGAGATTCCGCTGATAATCCTGATAGTCGATACATTAAGATGGCTTTTCCAGCAGATCAAAGAAGGCAATGAACATGTGTATGTGTATTCTAGCTGTGTGACCACATTCTATAATCAGACGATCCGTAAAAAAAATCAAGATTCTTCCGTAAGTAAAGGAAATGAAATAAGATCGGGAATAAGAAGACaaccgaagaagaaaatgtgTTCGTTagtgggaaaagaagcttAATGCAAAAAACGGAAGTCGAGCCTAGTCGGGAATAAATCAGCACGGAACCATATTTGAAGAATCCCACTCGACTTACCTCTTGTTACCCCTGTCTTTAGTCGTCGCTAGATACTCCTCCTTCTGAGTAATTGTCCAAGAGTCCCAGATCTTGGCACGCTGCCTGTTGCGCCAGATGTACCAGGCCTTGGCAGACCAGCACATGACAAGAGCGACGGCAGCGATAGCGACCAGGACACGGTTTCCCTTGTGGTAGTAGGGTGCATCGGCTGAGTGGGGGACAGATTGGTCAACCAGAGATCATACGGACAAAGAGGGCAGAACGCACCAGGCTGATAGATGTTAGAAGCAATAAGTGATGCGGCCTGGACAAACATGTTGTACACAGAACTGGCAACAGTACGTGTTCTGACGGACCCGGCGTTCTATTGTATCATCAGGTTCGCCTTATGAGCGTTACAATTTGACGTACCATACTGTTCATGGAGACCAAGATAGGGTGACAGTACTGCACACATTCCGTCAGTTCGATAGGTCTACTAAGTACAACAATCACTTACAGGGTAAGCCATAATAAGACTGGTAACCGCCCATTTCGCCCATCGGTTAACATCGTCAGGGAGAGCGATAATGACGATCAGGAATATCAGATGCCAGATAGGCTGGAGAGTCGTGACCATAAGACGCTCGTTGAGTCTCTTGGATAAGAAAGAAACACCGAGGTTGAAAAAGATAAACAGGACGTTGCTAGGGATAGTGAGCAAGTTGGTCTGGAAGGTGGAAAAGTTCCTGGAACGGATGTGAGTTAAAGCATGCGACGTGCCAGGAGTACAAGACACCCACAAAGCCTTAAGCGTAAGAGTAAAGTATGCTTGGACGGTGGAAGGGACAATAAAGGCAGTCAAACCGATCTATTGGAAGGCATGAACTTATATATGAGTCGGATTCAGGATTTACTCACAACATAGAGAGGCCACATGTCAAAGTCGGAAATAGAGCGCCAAAAGTCTGTAAGGGATAAACCTTCACGGTTATGCACTACAAAGGCATTAGATCCTGAAACATCACATCGCAAGCGTAGAGGCAGGCATACTAGAAGACTTAGTGGGGTCGTCGCGGAGGACCTTATTGACAATGATGATCTCCTCTCGTTCAGTGAACCATCCCTTGGGCCTCCACCACTTTTTGGTCTCAGTAGGGGAGGCGGGTAAGTACCACCAAGCCCAAAAGCCGATAAGGAAGGTAAGGGCACCTTCGATGGCGAAGAgccacctccacccagcAAGTCCGTGAAGGCCTCGCAGCTGAAGAATAGCAGCAGCCAAGAGAGAGCCGATAATGGTGGTAGTAGTGAATGAAACCCAGAACCAAGCAAGTCGAATGGTGAGTTCAGCGGCAGCTGTGAAGGGAAAATTATTAAATATCATTACAATGTATGGCCATCGAGAGGGACGTACTATAATAATAGCTGTCGGTAGCAGACCGAGATTTCATTCGTAAGTAGTGAACAACACTGAATTGAATGGCGCCGAAATCTAACTTACGATAAATAGAGGACCTATCGAGGGAGACAGAAGTAGGTCAGCGACGGGAGCAATAAGAATTGAATGTTCTATACTGACTGTATCGGCGATAAATCCACTACGACAAAGTCAGTACCGTATTTAGTATTGTGAACGATATACCTACCCTTCGAGTAAGCCAAGGAGAGCTCTGGTAGCATAGAAGGAAGATTTTCCATTGATAGCAACCTGGCAAATAGCGACAATAGACCAAGTCATCATTTGGATGGGAATCCAGACATCGCTACCGAGCTTCTTTGATACTACCTTAGACATTAGCTCTGTGATACGAAGTCACAAGAATGACTTACTCATCTGTGATGGAAGTTCGGCGAACAAGAAGCAACAATAGAAGATGGTCATCCCGGTATTATCTAATATATGTCAACAGACTGTTGTCATTGCGGTGAACACTGCCACTTACATCCTGCAGTTGTGAGGCCGATGTCCGCCAGCATTCCATCCGAAAGAGCATTGGAAATCTGGGTTTACATGAGTAACAGTTACCTTTGTTGGTGGTCTTGAGTTCTCACATTCCCACGATCCAACTGAAGAGCTGCGAAGCAAAGGCAAGCAAAAGCAGCTACACGAATATCTAGACGTACTCATAAGAATGTGTTCATGCGATAATGAATGATTTATTACTCACCCAGCTTCCTCCGCAATCTGGTCTCCTCCTGTGGTGTCCATTTGGCTTCTGGATTC from Cryptococcus deuterogattii R265 chromosome 11, complete sequence includes the following:
- a CDS encoding arylsulfatase; translated protein: MLGPKALLLAGAGSLLLSVDALGINKKPNIIVILTDDQDVSTLAKREYLPHIHAHLVDEGVLYDNFFAPVSVCCPSRVSLLRAQYAHNHNVTFVSAPWGGWDVFNKLGYVEHTLPDFVQAAGYNTYYTGKLMNDHTDANCESLPVSGFNSSDILVDPYTYDYWNPGFSRDNGPVKVHAGEYSTDLVHEKAVNYLEDALQEDRPFYLTVAPIACHSWIDHRRMADVHQFVADVPASHPRHARLFPVEQIERTENWNPDEPSGVSWVKELPKLNSTQEAYLDEFFRGRLRALQAVDEMVEDIVDRLEKAGELDNTYIFYTADNGYALGSHRRQPGKTLGFEEDIHVPLIARGPGIKKGFRDSLSSYGMVDLARTVLDIAGANPDYTDDGRKINLHQHGEENLEQQIARHAISEYWVLGVDEGVYGGQVRVNNTYRTLRVHDEYDGKSHSLSYSVWCTGERELYDLEKDPKQINNLLFPLNELGAFAPFNSTSPKGEHVLSHRLQHLLNRLDAVLLVLKRCAGEVCHNPYRELFPSSHAAGGEIFKFSQILESQFDSFFKNLPKVQFDKCALGFQEELEKPDWKKEWAYGSNARIESIGGGIVFQGL
- a CDS encoding protein phosphatase 5 → MTDHNHESLRSSLSDIITGVESPVTSFTAPSTAPEDDFTPFPSPVLSATSLAGLSLGSDGELEPEVDDNKVITEEEAAEALELKALANKAFKSKNFSKSIDFYTQAIALNPKEPTFWNNRAMSKAKMEEHGGAISDATKAVELNPSYAKAFYRRGLSQLAILRPIDAVSDFKKALAIEPGNKTIRDQLAITTKLIRRIEFEKAISVGETETASQRCLSLIESGACNLDTSSKPADMPLPIIPDNPNARYTPTKEFVEGMIESFKKGGKVPKRVAWEIILGCKAIVEKEKSLVDIVVPDGVTCDIIGDTHGQFFDVCNLLSMTAPPSEKHYMIFNGDLVDRGSWSVEVALTVFAYKWLYPEYVYINRGNHETNDMNKVYGFEGECKAKLGEMTFKLFADVFTKLPLATLVNASLPPSSPKSEGSKPAILSEGKRRFFVCHGGPPVSKDGVTLDEIAKIERFGRQPGQEGIMCEMLWTDPQVQVGRGPSKRGVGLGFGPDVTRRWCELNNVTAVIRSHEVRADGYAVEHDGLCITVFSCPNYCDSTGNKAAYIRMQADGTLSYHQFDAVPHPDVKPMAYSAGFGAMGF